Proteins from a single region of Macrotis lagotis isolate mMagLag1 chromosome 2, bilby.v1.9.chrom.fasta, whole genome shotgun sequence:
- the LOC141510973 gene encoding LOW QUALITY PROTEIN: guanylate-binding protein 1-like (The sequence of the model RefSeq protein was modified relative to this genomic sequence to represent the inferred CDS: substituted 1 base at 1 genomic stop codon) has product MASGVQMSAPVCLIENTGQLRVNQESLKILSQITNPVVVVAIVGLYLNGKSYLMNRLAGKNAGFSLGSTAQSHTKGIWMWCVPHPKKQNHTLVLLDTKGLGDVEKGNNKDGTWTFTLAVLLSSPFVYNSMGTINQQAMEQLHFVTELSEHIKSKSASNTEEVENSLEFVSFCPDFVWILCDFSLEXEIDGKPITPDEYLETPLSFILGESEEVKKFNLPRQHICQFFPKKKCFVFNQPVHQKKLSQLEKLADCELDPEFVEQAQSFCSYIFQHSNVKTLQGGVTVNGPRLENLVLTYVKTISSGHIPCMENAILTLAQTENSAAVRRALTHYEEMIKQRVQFPRETLNEFLDIHATCEKEALEVFMKDSFKDEDHNFQKELVNQVEAKKETFCKQNLEESTKWCRALLQDVFGPLEEEVKQGASSKPGGYHFFMQKVEELKQKYYEHLRKEIQAEENLQEYLKSKKSTAEAILQADMTLSKQEKEREVERVKAQAAEAAAKQLEEMQKKDKELMEQKVKSYQEYLKQMEEKMELERELMRADQEKVMLLNLKSQVEAKQEASGK; this is encoded by the exons ATGGCCTCCGGTGTCCAGATGTCAGCCCCAGTCTGTCTAATTGAGAACACAGGACAACTGAGGGTGAACCAGGAATCCCTGAAGATTCTCTCCCAAATAACCAATCCTGTGGTGGTGGTGGCTATTGTGGGCCTCTATCTCAATGGCAAGTCCTACCTGATGAATAGACTGGCAGGGAAAAA TGCAGGTTTCTCCCTTGGCTCCACAGCGCAGTCTCACACCAAGGGCATCTGGATGTGGTGTGTTCCTCATCCCAAGAAACAAAATCACACCCTCGTTCTTCTGGATACCAAGGGGCTGGGGGATGTGGAGAA GGGCAACAACAAGGATGGCACATGGACCTTCACCCTGGCGGTGCTCCTGAGCAGCCCCTTTGTCTACAACAGCATGGGCACCATCAACCAGCAGGCCATGGAGCAGCTGCA CTTTGTGACTGAGCTGTCAGAACACATCAAGAGCAAATCTGCTTCTAACACTGAGGAGGTAGAAAACTCCTTAGAGTTTGTGAGTTTCTGTCCAGATTTTGTGTGGATTCTATGTGATTTCAGCTTGGAATAGGAAATTGATGGGAAACCAATCACCCCTGATGAGTACCTGGAG actcctctttcctttatcttagGTGAATCTGAGGAAGTTAAAAAATTCAACTTACCTCGTCAGCATATCTGCCAGTTCTTCCCCAAGAAGAAATGCTTTGTCTTCAACCAACCTGTCCACCAAAAGAAGCTTTCCCAGCTTGAGAAACTTGCTGACTGTGAACTGGATCCTGAATTTGTGGAACAAGCTCAAAGTTTCTGCTCCTATATCTTCCAGCATTCCAATGTAAAAACTCTCCAGGGAGGTGTCACAGTCAATGGACCCC gTCTGGAGAACCTGGTCCTGACCTATGTCAAAACCATCTCCAGTGGACATATACCCTGTATGGAGAATGCAATCCTAACACTGGCTCAAACAGAGAACTCAGCTGCAGTTCGAAGGGCCCTTACACACTATGAAGAGATGATAAAGCAAAGGGTCCAGTTCCCCAGAGAGACTCTTAATGAGTTCTTGGACATACATGCCACCTGTGAGAAGGAAGCCCTTGAAGTCTTCATGAAGGATTCTTTCAAGGATGAGGACCATAATTTCCAAAAGGAACTGGTG AACCAGGTGGAAGCCAAGAAAGAGACCTTTTGTAAGCAGAACTTGGAGGAGTCCACAAAATGGTGCAGAGCTTTACTTCAGGATGTTTTTGGTCCTCTGGAGGAAGAAGTGAAACAGGGGGCCTCCTCTAAACCAGGGGGCTATCATTTCTTTATGCAGAAGGTGGAGGAACTGAAACAAAAGTACTACGAACATCTCAGGAAGGAGATACAG GCTGAGGAGAATCTGCAGGAATACCTGAAGTCTAAGAAAAGTACAGCGGAAGCAATACTGCAGGCAGACATGACACTCtcaaaacaggaaaaggaaagagaag TGGAGCGTGTGAAAGCTCAGGCTGCAGAGGCTGCTGCAAAGCAGCTGGAGGAAATGCAGAAGAAGGACAAGGAGCTGATGGAGCAGAAGGTAAAAAGCTATCAGGAGTATTTAAagcaaatggaagaaaagatggaattaGAAAGGGAGCTGATGAGAGCAGACCAAGAGAAAGTGATGCTTCTGAACCTCAAG AGCCAGGTGGAAGCCAAGCAAGAGGCCTCTGGTAAGTAG